The Nerophis lumbriciformis linkage group LG24, RoL_Nlum_v2.1, whole genome shotgun sequence genome includes a region encoding these proteins:
- the LOC133620660 gene encoding phospholipase A2-like: MSAFHLTLLLLAVNMASLAASGPPQGKRSLSNLHGMIKCTTGRHSIEYSSYGCYCGGVWKGKPIDQTDRCCFQHGCCYARAEKFGCKTDTDYDWSCRDGTAYCGITDDRCQKLICHCDQQFANCLKNAPYNWTPGWPISQCSGSKPSCLYRGK, translated from the exons ATGTCTGCCTTTCACCTCACACTCTTGCTTTTAGCAG TGAACATGGCCTCCTTGGCTGCATCCGGACCCCCCCAGGGTAAAAGGTCACTAAGTAACCTGCACGGAATGATCAAATGTACCACAGGGAGACACTCTATTGAATATAGTTCGTACGGCTGCTACTGTGGAGGCGTGTGGAAAggcaagcctatagaccagactgacCG GTGCTGCTTCCAACATGGCTGCTGCTACGCTCGGGCCGAAAAATTTGGCTGCAAGACCGACACGGACTACGACTGGTCATGTAGAGACGGGACGGCTTATTGTG GAATCACTGATGACAGGTGTCAGAAGTTGATCTGCCACTGTGACCAACAATTCGCCAACTGCCTGAAGAATGCACCCTACAATTGGACCCCAGGCTGGCCGATCTCCCAGTGCTCTGGAAGCAAACCATCATGTCTCTATAGAGGAAAATGA
- the LOC133620657 gene encoding phospholipase A2-like — protein MSAFHLTLLLLAVNVASLAASGPPKGKRSLSNLHGMIKCTTGRHSIEYSSYGCYCGGVWKGKPIDQTDRCCFQHGCCYARAEKFGCKTDTDYDWSCRDGTAYCGITDDKCQKLVCHCDQEFANCLKDAPYNWTPGWPISQCSGSKPSCFYRGK, from the exons ATGTCTGCCTTTCACCTCACACTCTTGCTTTTAGCAG TGAACGTGGCCTCCTTGGCTGCATCCGGACCCCCCAAGGGTAAAAGGTCACTAAGTAACCTGCACGGAATGATCAAATGTACCACAGGGAGACACTCTATTGAATATAGTTCGTACGGCTGCTACTGTGGAGGCGTGTGGAAAggcaagcctatagaccagactgacCG GTGCTGCTTCCAACATGGCTGCTGCTACGCTCGGGCCGAAAAATTTGGCTGCAAGACCGACACGGACTACGACTGGTCATGTAGAGACGGGACGGCTTATTGTG GAATCACTGATGACAAGTGTCAGAAGTTGGTCTGCCACTGTGACCAAGAATTCGCTAACTGCCTGAAAGATGCACCCTACAATTGGACCCCAGGCTGGCCGATCTCCCAGTGCTCTGGAAGCAAACCATCATGTTTCTATAGAGGAAAATGA